Proteins encoded together in one Bactrocera neohumeralis isolate Rockhampton chromosome 4, APGP_CSIRO_Bneo_wtdbg2-racon-allhic-juicebox.fasta_v2, whole genome shotgun sequence window:
- the LOC126755885 gene encoding uncharacterized protein LOC126755885 has product MTNNEKCSEGDFTFPEWLNEAFFQNVLKSIETENAKIANLELKPGTLKNDNYASILFRAKVTYRLPSQPTQEKVSSFILKVEPFIEGNKKEVMKNYSYFDTEITIYTKVLPMIEKVLRQYGDNTILGPKLIASSTTAPSYVVFEDLALKGYTTIGYRHPNLEEMKITLLKLAKLHAISYKLCKEEEDNIITTLDKGSMNSADPNTFPHIKYGIGFLKEILSEYDDLKPYVPHIASVEHLLCGKSIDMFNEGGSGKRDGIFVLNHGDFHLKNIMIKKNADKLTDVMLLDYQISIFGSPAIDLHYAFTMMFGPEMRRDHYDELLYFYIMNFQETLRKTEYKGHIPTHIEIRQELAKHRYWGLFLLLCFLLFNYTFADENKDIAEVLENAEVLRKELEDPKLLDELRVLLPRFLYNGYFEM; this is encoded by the exons ATGACAAATAACGAAAAGTGCAGCGAAGGTGACTTCACTTTCCCGGAATGGTTGAACGAGGCATTTTTCCAAAACGTTCTGAAAAGCATCGAAACTGAAAACGCGAAG ATCGCCAATTTAGAGCTGAAACCAGGCACATTGAAAAATGATAACTACGCAAGCATTTTGTTTCGAGCCAAAGTTACTTACAGATTGCCGTCGCAGCCAACACAAGAGAAGGTTTCATCGTTCATATTAAAAGTCGAACCATTTATAGAGGGAAACAAGAAAGAAGTGATGAAAAATTATAGTTATTTCGATACGGAAATAACCATATATACGAAAGTGCTGCCGATGATCGAAAAGGTGCTGAGACAATATGGCGACAACACCATTTTGGGACCAAA gcTCATCGCCTCGAGCACCACCGCACCGTCATATGTTGTTTTTGAAGATTTAGCACTCAAAGGTTACACCACAATAGGGTACCGCCATCCTAATTTGGAGGAAATGAAAATTACACTTCTCAAACTGGCAAAATTGCATGCCATCAGCTACAAATTGTGCAAGGAAGAG GAGGACAATATCATAACGACTTTAGACAAGGGCTCAATGAACTCTGCCGACCCCAATACCTTTCCACATATTAAATATGGTATTGGATTTCTGAAGGAGATTCTAAGCGAATACGATGATTTGAAACCATATGTGCCGCACATCGCATCCGTCGAACATTTACTATGCGGAAAGTCGATCGATATGTTTAACGAAGGCGGCAGTGGTAAACGCGATGGCATATTTGTGCTCAACCATGGGGactttcatttgaaaaacataaTGATAAAGAAAAATGCGGACAAACTGACTGATGTTATGCTG CTTGATTATCAGATCAGCATATTCGGATCGCCGGCGATTGATCTTCATTATGCGTTCACAATGATGTTTGGCCCAGAAATGCGACGTGACCACTATGACGAGCTACTCTACTTCTATATCATGAATTTTCAGGAGACACTGCGCAAAACGGAATACAAAGGCCACATTCCTACGCATATAGAAATTCGCCAAGAATTGGCAAAACATAGATATTGGG GACTGTTTTTACTCCTCTGTTTCCTATTATTCAACTATACATTTGCCGATGAGAATAAAGATATTGCTGAGGTGCTCGAAAATGCAGAAGTACTAAGAAAAGAATTGGAAGACCCAAAACTTCTGGATGAGTTACGAGTGCTACTGCCAAGATTTCTATACAATGGCTATTttgaaatgtaa